From Salinirubellus salinus, the proteins below share one genomic window:
- the menC gene encoding o-succinylbenzoate synthase, with the protein MRVEPFSLSLTRPLSTANGPIEAREGFLVHVEHAGETAVGEATPLPGWTESLEECRAALEAVADPVSALDEMGDHPAARHAVEMAVAGCEARSNGESLAAWLGEDAPAASVPVNATVGDDTPAQTAAAAREAVEAGFPAVKIKVGVGEQSRDRERLAAVRDACPAVELRADANEAWDRETAADVVEWAADLDLAYLEQPLSAADLSGHAALRGAGVGIALDESLAAHGLDAVLAADAADTVVLKPMTLGGPVAARTVARRAHEAGVDTVVTTTIDGAYARAAAVHLAASLPSVPACGLGTGALLATDLLDPDPVPVAEGAVAVPTHPGVC; encoded by the coding sequence ATGAGGGTCGAGCCGTTCTCGCTGTCGCTGACACGGCCGCTGAGCACCGCCAACGGCCCCATCGAGGCACGAGAGGGGTTCCTCGTCCACGTCGAGCACGCCGGGGAGACGGCCGTCGGCGAGGCGACCCCCCTGCCGGGGTGGACCGAGTCGCTCGAGGAGTGTCGGGCGGCACTCGAGGCCGTCGCGGACCCCGTCTCCGCGCTCGACGAGATGGGCGACCACCCTGCCGCGAGACACGCCGTCGAGATGGCCGTCGCGGGCTGCGAGGCGCGGTCGAACGGCGAGTCGCTGGCCGCGTGGCTCGGCGAGGACGCCCCCGCAGCGAGCGTCCCCGTGAACGCCACCGTCGGTGACGACACGCCGGCGCAGACAGCAGCGGCGGCCCGGGAGGCCGTCGAGGCGGGGTTCCCCGCGGTGAAGATCAAGGTCGGCGTCGGCGAGCAGTCCCGCGACCGGGAGCGACTCGCGGCGGTCCGGGACGCCTGCCCGGCCGTGGAACTCCGGGCCGACGCCAACGAGGCGTGGGACCGCGAGACGGCCGCAGACGTCGTCGAGTGGGCGGCCGACCTCGACCTCGCGTACCTCGAACAGCCGCTGTCCGCCGCCGACCTCTCGGGACACGCGGCACTCCGAGGGGCGGGCGTGGGCATCGCGCTGGACGAGAGCCTCGCGGCGCACGGCCTCGACGCCGTCCTCGCGGCCGACGCCGCGGACACGGTGGTGCTGAAGCCGATGACGCTCGGCGGCCCCGTCGCGGCCCGGACCGTCGCACGCCGGGCGCACGAGGCTGGCGTCGACACCGTCGTCACGACGACCATCGACGGGGCCTACGCCCGCGCCGCGGCGGTCCACCTCGCGGCGTCGCTCCCCTCGGTCCCCGCCTGCGGGCTCGGGACGGGCGCCCTGCTGGCGACGGACCTCCTCGACCCCGACCCCGTCCCGGTGGCGGAGGGCGCCGTCGCGGTCCCGACCCACCCCGGGGTGTGTTGA
- a CDS encoding 4a-hydroxytetrahydrobiopterin dehydratase: MADLLSEAEIEAQKPADWTVEGDELVRTYEFDSYLEGVGFAAGAGGLAEEAFHHPELTIGWREVEVRLTTHDAGGITENDTDLAARFDELAD; this comes from the coding sequence ATGGCAGACCTGCTCTCCGAGGCCGAGATCGAGGCACAGAAACCCGCCGACTGGACGGTCGAGGGCGACGAACTCGTCCGGACCTACGAGTTCGACTCCTACCTCGAGGGCGTCGGCTTCGCCGCGGGGGCCGGCGGCCTCGCCGAGGAGGCGTTCCACCACCCCGAGCTCACCATCGGGTGGCGCGAGGTGGAGGTCCGGCTCACGACCCACGACGCCGGCGGCATCACCGAGAATGACACGGACCTCGCCGCCCGGTTCGACGAGCTCGCCGACTGA
- a CDS encoding HAD family hydrolase codes for MVHRDYDYWVLDLDGTLIDVEPDYVHEVVGRVGDRLGHGFTDEQAERVWHSLGGDPNAALESWGLDPQRFWEIFHEEEDPEARADATFLYDDAARFAEVDRPLALVTHCQEYLTDPVLDGLDIRDWFDTVVCCTDETGWKPDPTPVELALARIDARTEGEGILAGDGPHDVGAAWNAGLDAVHVERHGHHRRGMCVLGDHRVSSFDELWSGDTAAD; via the coding sequence ATGGTGCACCGCGACTACGACTACTGGGTCCTCGACCTCGACGGGACCCTCATCGACGTGGAGCCGGACTACGTCCACGAGGTGGTCGGTCGCGTGGGCGACCGCCTCGGCCACGGCTTCACAGACGAGCAGGCCGAGCGGGTCTGGCACTCCCTCGGCGGTGACCCGAACGCCGCGCTCGAGTCGTGGGGGCTCGACCCGCAGCGGTTCTGGGAGATCTTCCACGAGGAGGAGGACCCGGAGGCACGCGCCGACGCCACCTTCCTCTACGACGACGCGGCCCGATTCGCCGAGGTGGACCGCCCCCTCGCGCTCGTGACACACTGCCAGGAGTACCTCACGGACCCGGTCCTCGACGGACTCGACATCCGCGACTGGTTCGACACTGTCGTCTGCTGTACGGACGAGACGGGATGGAAACCCGACCCGACCCCCGTGGAGCTGGCCCTCGCACGCATCGACGCCCGCACGGAGGGTGAGGGAATCCTCGCGGGCGACGGCCCGCACGACGTGGGCGCGGCGTGGAACGCCGGCCTCGACGCGGTCCACGTCGAGCGCCACGGCCACCACCGACGCGGGATGTGCGTCCTCGGTGACCACCGCGTCTCCTCGTTCGACGAACTCTGGAGTGGGGACACCGCGGCCGACTGA
- a CDS encoding 1,4-dihydroxy-2-naphthoate polyprenyltransferase: protein MSNEPAAADVTRTEAWLMAARPQTLPAGAAPVVVGAGLAVGAGVFAPLPALFALVGALLLQVGTNFANDYYDAVKGADTEDREGFTRVTAGGIIDAERVKRAMWLTYALAVLVGVYLVYVGGLPIVVVGLSGVAAGVLYTGGPYPYGYRGLGDLFVFIYFGVVAVAGTYYVQAAAAGSAFPLWIPPDTVPLAAIVASLPAAGLSTAILVVNNIRDRETDAATGKRTLAVMLGYRGARAEFLLMVGTAYVVPVVFALTGYSLATLLPLLTLPLAVSLSRTVLSRTEGAALNPALETTGKLLFAHSVLFALGLALPALL from the coding sequence ATGTCGAACGAGCCGGCCGCGGCGGACGTCACGCGAACCGAGGCGTGGCTGATGGCCGCCCGACCACAGACCCTCCCGGCCGGGGCCGCCCCCGTCGTCGTCGGGGCCGGTCTCGCGGTCGGCGCGGGCGTCTTCGCCCCGCTGCCCGCCCTGTTCGCGCTGGTCGGGGCACTCCTCCTGCAGGTCGGGACCAACTTCGCGAACGACTACTACGACGCCGTCAAGGGCGCCGACACCGAGGACCGCGAGGGGTTCACCCGCGTCACCGCGGGAGGCATCATCGACGCCGAGCGGGTCAAGCGCGCGATGTGGCTCACCTACGCGCTCGCCGTCCTCGTCGGAGTCTACCTCGTCTACGTCGGTGGACTCCCCATCGTCGTCGTCGGGCTCTCCGGGGTGGCCGCTGGCGTGCTCTACACGGGTGGGCCGTACCCCTACGGCTACCGGGGACTGGGCGACCTGTTCGTGTTCATCTACTTCGGCGTCGTCGCCGTCGCCGGGACCTACTACGTGCAGGCCGCCGCGGCGGGGAGCGCGTTCCCCCTCTGGATTCCGCCGGACACCGTCCCGCTCGCGGCGATCGTCGCGTCGCTCCCCGCCGCCGGCCTCTCGACGGCCATCCTCGTCGTGAACAACATCCGCGACCGGGAGACCGACGCTGCGACGGGGAAACGCACCCTCGCTGTCATGCTCGGCTACCGCGGCGCCCGGGCCGAGTTCCTGCTGATGGTCGGGACGGCCTACGTCGTCCCGGTCGTCTTCGCGCTGACGGGCTACTCGCTCGCGACGCTCCTGCCGCTCCTGACGCTCCCGCTGGCCGTCTCGCTCTCCCGGACCGTCCTGAGCCGCACCGAGGGGGCCGCGCTGAACCCGGCGCTCGAGACGACGGGCAAGCTCCTGTTCGCGCACTCGGTGCTGTTCGCGCTGGGGCTCGCGCTCCCGGCGCTCCTATGA
- a CDS encoding ester cyclase — protein sequence MSSGESRPPRVAVACQGGGSHTAFTAGVLDRLLEETDVAFDVVGLSGTSGGAICAFTAWYALASESGSEGRVEARRLLRQVWDDIAVDSPPERFVNALGVGLARTQGMGVPMPSVSPYDTPASELGRGTMRRTLERAVPAADLADLVDGVDPDSPPPRLDVGAVDVQRGTFRTFTERDVTHDAVLASTAVPNLFEAAPVTEPDGTVRYYWDGLFSQNPPLGELFRATPGRLERPDELWVVQINPQREDRVPRRTEEILDRRNELGGNLSINQELEFVRLLNEAAAAGETVGAFRPIAVKTVELDESMVSPDRSLDYATKLDRSHEFLDQLWDHGREQAGRFLAVERDRRTVQRAVREVWNEGEADWDGLVAPSLTVHSPSNLVEVRRFLAGESEAEVTPYGLAEYVSFTRTMREAIPDLSFRIEETAAEPDRVAIRWRATGTNTGPFLGTEPSDRPVSLSGMSMLHLDDGKITTMWTLYEGWGLLRQVGVADVTERLSTTARVAATPVVTQLSAPTENRDIVDRLTEAVWNRGDRDALDRVLAADSVLYLDSARELRGRDAYWKFVQRYREGFPDLRLTVEETVSEGDKVFLRQRLRGTHDGRFLDVEPTGETVDVARMVVHHVDDGRIVETGVVEDTIRLLHQLGVTASAEVAWDAPGEVV from the coding sequence ATGTCCAGTGGAGAGTCTCGACCGCCGCGAGTCGCCGTCGCCTGTCAGGGCGGGGGGAGCCACACCGCCTTCACCGCCGGCGTGCTCGACCGACTGCTGGAGGAGACCGACGTGGCGTTCGACGTGGTCGGACTCAGCGGCACCTCGGGCGGCGCCATCTGTGCGTTCACCGCGTGGTACGCACTCGCCAGCGAGTCCGGTTCCGAGGGTCGGGTGGAGGCTCGGCGGCTGCTCCGACAGGTCTGGGACGACATCGCCGTGGACTCGCCGCCGGAACGGTTCGTCAACGCGCTGGGGGTGGGCCTCGCCCGAACGCAAGGGATGGGCGTGCCGATGCCGTCGGTGAGTCCCTACGACACGCCAGCCTCGGAACTCGGTCGGGGGACCATGCGTCGGACGCTCGAACGGGCGGTGCCGGCCGCCGACCTCGCCGACCTCGTCGACGGGGTCGACCCCGACTCGCCGCCACCGCGGCTCGACGTCGGTGCCGTCGACGTCCAGCGTGGCACGTTCAGGACGTTCACGGAGCGGGACGTGACCCACGACGCGGTGCTCGCGTCGACGGCCGTCCCGAACCTCTTCGAGGCCGCGCCGGTCACCGAACCCGACGGCACAGTCCGGTACTACTGGGACGGGCTCTTCTCGCAGAACCCGCCGCTGGGCGAGCTGTTCAGGGCTACGCCCGGTCGGTTGGAGCGGCCGGACGAGCTCTGGGTCGTCCAGATCAACCCCCAGCGCGAGGACCGGGTCCCTCGGCGCACGGAGGAGATACTCGACCGCCGCAACGAGCTCGGCGGTAACCTCTCCATCAACCAGGAGCTCGAGTTCGTCCGCCTGCTGAACGAGGCGGCGGCCGCGGGCGAGACGGTCGGTGCGTTCCGTCCGATAGCCGTCAAGACCGTCGAGCTGGACGAGTCGATGGTCTCGCCGGACCGGTCACTCGACTACGCCACGAAACTGGACCGGTCGCACGAGTTCCTCGACCAGCTGTGGGACCACGGCCGCGAACAGGCTGGTCGGTTCCTCGCTGTCGAGCGGGACCGTCGCACCGTCCAGCGGGCGGTCCGGGAGGTCTGGAACGAGGGCGAGGCCGACTGGGACGGACTGGTGGCCCCGTCGCTGACGGTCCACTCGCCCTCCAATCTCGTCGAGGTTCGCCGATTCCTGGCCGGCGAGTCCGAGGCCGAGGTGACGCCGTACGGGCTCGCGGAGTACGTGTCGTTCACACGGACCATGCGCGAGGCGATACCCGATCTCTCGTTCCGGATCGAGGAGACGGCGGCGGAGCCCGACCGGGTGGCGATTCGCTGGCGGGCCACCGGAACCAACACGGGGCCGTTCCTCGGTACCGAGCCGAGCGACCGCCCGGTGTCGCTCTCGGGGATGTCGATGCTGCACCTCGACGATGGCAAGATAACGACGATGTGGACGCTCTACGAGGGGTGGGGGCTGCTCCGACAGGTCGGTGTCGCGGACGTGACCGAGCGGCTCTCGACGACCGCCCGGGTGGCGGCCACGCCGGTGGTGACACAGCTCTCGGCACCGACCGAGAACCGCGACATCGTGGACCGGCTGACCGAGGCGGTGTGGAACCGTGGCGACCGCGACGCACTCGACCGCGTCCTCGCTGCCGACAGCGTCCTCTACCTCGACAGCGCCCGCGAGCTGCGCGGGCGCGACGCCTACTGGAAGTTCGTCCAACGCTACCGCGAGGGGTTCCCCGACCTGCGGCTCACCGTGGAGGAAACCGTCTCGGAGGGTGACAAGGTCTTCCTCCGCCAGCGACTCCGGGGGACTCACGACGGCCGGTTCCTCGACGTCGAGCCGACCGGCGAGACGGTAGACGTCGCCCGGATGGTCGTCCACCACGTCGACGACGGCCGCATCGTGGAGACGGGCGTCGTCGAGGACACCATCCGGCTGTTGCACCAGCTCGGCGTGACCGCCTCGGCGGAGGTGGCCTGGGACGCACCGGGGGAGGTGGTCTGA
- a CDS encoding MBL fold metallo-hydrolase, translating into MTDTPAVPVEGLADTYTVDTLLYGFEGALSQYVLDSAEPVVVDTGAANTTSQTYAAVDHLGIDRDEVRHVLVTHVHLDHAGGAGEFAREFPNATFYLHPEGYDYVTDADRLAALKRSVDRAMGTEDAYGDPDLVPEDRAVVVEDGERLDVGDHTLRFVDAPGHAPHHFAAFDETTGGLFSIDAAGMYQQGEMRPTTPPPSFDLEANLETVRRLRALEPARNLYGHYGPGAPDEAVAELDHYEAMLPEWVAFVDEHRAERPSVSEILAVTGAEWQSPTVQRDVAGVLNYLRERDDD; encoded by the coding sequence ATGACAGACACGCCCGCGGTGCCCGTCGAGGGCCTCGCGGACACGTACACCGTCGACACCCTGCTGTACGGGTTCGAGGGCGCGCTCTCGCAGTACGTCCTCGACAGCGCGGAGCCGGTCGTGGTCGACACGGGCGCGGCGAACACCACCTCGCAGACCTACGCGGCGGTCGATCACCTCGGTATCGACCGCGACGAGGTCCGGCACGTCCTCGTCACGCACGTCCACCTCGACCACGCTGGTGGCGCCGGCGAGTTCGCCCGCGAGTTCCCGAACGCGACGTTCTACCTGCACCCCGAGGGGTACGACTACGTCACGGACGCCGACCGACTCGCGGCGCTCAAGCGGAGCGTCGACCGCGCGATGGGGACCGAGGACGCCTACGGCGACCCCGACCTCGTCCCCGAGGACCGCGCGGTCGTCGTCGAGGACGGCGAGCGCCTCGACGTGGGCGACCACACGCTGCGTTTCGTCGACGCGCCGGGCCACGCCCCACACCACTTCGCGGCGTTCGACGAGACCACCGGCGGGCTGTTCTCCATCGACGCCGCCGGGATGTACCAGCAGGGCGAGATGCGCCCGACGACGCCCCCACCGTCGTTCGACCTCGAGGCGAATCTCGAGACGGTGCGGCGCCTCCGTGCGCTGGAGCCGGCTCGCAACCTCTACGGCCACTACGGGCCGGGCGCACCCGACGAGGCCGTCGCGGAGCTCGACCACTACGAGGCGATGCTCCCCGAGTGGGTCGCGTTCGTCGACGAGCACAGGGCGGAGCGCCCGAGCGTCTCCGAGATACTGGCGGTGACGGGGGCGGAGTGGCAGTCACCCACCGTCCAGCGCGACGTCGCAGGCGTCCTGAACTACCTCCGCGAGCGCGACGACGACTGA
- a CDS encoding DnaJ domain-containing protein yields the protein MKNQRLVLALAAVFAGMTVLMVVLAAAFRDPVPLFVAALFGAATYFFWYHATGRIASGIYERVERQARTNANGGSPGGRGGFGAGPREDWEAPGGDDRWERVRQQARQQRRRARADAQGRRRAPSTTSGPSRSQARQVLGVSADADQATVKKAYRERVKEAHPDTETGSEEEFKRVNKAYERLSE from the coding sequence GTGAAGAACCAGCGCCTGGTGCTCGCGTTGGCCGCCGTCTTCGCCGGCATGACCGTCCTGATGGTCGTGCTGGCGGCGGCGTTCCGCGACCCCGTCCCGCTGTTCGTCGCCGCGCTGTTCGGTGCGGCGACGTACTTCTTCTGGTACCACGCGACGGGGCGCATCGCCAGCGGCATCTACGAGCGGGTGGAGCGACAGGCCCGCACGAACGCCAACGGCGGGTCACCCGGCGGCCGCGGCGGATTCGGCGCCGGCCCGCGCGAGGACTGGGAAGCGCCGGGCGGCGACGACCGGTGGGAACGCGTGCGACAGCAGGCCCGCCAGCAACGCCGCCGTGCGCGGGCCGACGCACAGGGCCGCCGTCGCGCCCCCTCGACCACCAGCGGGCCCTCCCGCTCGCAGGCACGACAGGTGCTCGGCGTCTCCGCGGACGCCGACCAGGCGACGGTGAAGAAGGCCTACCGCGAGCGGGTGAAGGAGGCACACCCCGACACCGAGACCGGGAGCGAGGAGGAGTTCAAGCGCGTCAACAAGGCCTACGAGCGACTCAGCGAGTAG
- the pyrF gene encoding orotidine-5'-phosphate decarboxylase, translating into MSFFDTLAARIDSADSVVSVGLDPDPAKLPDHLADHDLPRWAFNRRIIDATHEHAACYKPNVAFYEDSDGWRALRETVAYAHGKDVPVLLDAKRADIGNTARQYANLLDHADAITVNPYLGRDSLEPFLAREDKGIIVLCRTSNPGGKDFQNLTVGNDKKLYEYVAQRCSEWNERGNVGLVVGATAPEELERVRELVPDLPFLVPGVGAQGGDAEAAVEYGLNADGVGLVNSSRGIIFAGEGENFEAAARQSARRLKDRLNRYRD; encoded by the coding sequence ATGAGCTTCTTCGACACGCTCGCGGCCCGTATCGACTCCGCCGACAGCGTCGTCTCCGTCGGCCTCGACCCGGACCCCGCGAAACTCCCGGACCACCTCGCGGACCACGACCTGCCGCGGTGGGCGTTCAACCGTCGCATCATCGACGCCACGCACGAGCACGCGGCCTGCTACAAGCCGAACGTGGCGTTCTACGAGGACAGCGACGGCTGGCGCGCACTCCGCGAGACCGTCGCCTACGCCCACGGCAAGGACGTCCCCGTCCTCCTCGACGCCAAGCGCGCCGACATCGGGAACACGGCCCGGCAGTACGCGAATCTGCTGGACCACGCCGACGCCATCACCGTGAACCCCTATCTCGGTCGGGACTCGCTGGAGCCGTTCCTCGCCCGGGAGGACAAGGGGATAATCGTCCTCTGTCGCACCTCGAACCCGGGCGGCAAGGACTTCCAGAACCTCACGGTCGGCAACGACAAGAAGCTCTACGAGTACGTCGCCCAGCGCTGCTCGGAGTGGAACGAGCGCGGGAACGTCGGTCTCGTCGTGGGGGCGACGGCGCCGGAGGAGCTCGAACGGGTGCGTGAACTCGTCCCGGACCTCCCGTTCCTCGTCCCCGGCGTGGGTGCGCAGGGCGGTGACGCCGAGGCGGCAGTCGAGTACGGCCTGAACGCCGACGGCGTCGGCCTCGTCAACTCCTCGCGCGGCATCATCTTCGCCGGCGAGGGCGAGAACTTCGAGGCCGCGGCGCGCCAGTCGGCCAGGCGACTGAAGGACCGACTGAACCGCTACCGGGACTGA